DNA sequence from the Candidatus Delongbacteria bacterium genome:
TGCTGATAAAATTATTCGAGTTATCTCTGTTAACTAAAAAATCAATCTCGGATTCCTCCAGTTGAACAAAACTATTTTCAATAATTGCATTTGCAGTGTGATAACTCATTGCCATAAAATCATTACTAATAATTTTTTTCCCTTGGCATTTCATAAAATATCCGACAATATTACTACCAGCAAACGCATCATAAAATGATTCAAACTCATAGGTTCTTAATACTTTCCATAAATCTCCAATAATTTTATTTTTACTTCCCATGTATCTAGTACCAGGGAAATAATCGAATTGATTTGTCAAAGTCGGTATTTCTAATTGCAAACTCATTATCTACCAATTACAATAATATCAATACCAGTTCTGTTTTTTGCATCACTGTTTATCATTCGTTTTGTTTCAATACTTTTGATTTCGTAATTCTTGTAAAGTTCCATTATGACAGGATGATCCGAATTAGTAAGTATAACATGACACCCCAAACTAACTAACCTGTCAAATTCTTCTTTTAATGCTAATTGGTCATCGTGGTAAAAAAATTCCTTTGTATATCTTTTAAAATCGCCATACTTACCAACTGGATAATATGGTGGATCAAGAAATACAAAATCGCCTTTCATCGCATGTTTTCTTAAAGTATCTAAATAATCAGCAAATTCAATCCTTGTGTTTTGTAAAAATTCACTTGCATCTCTTAAAATCTCACTAT
Encoded proteins:
- a CDS encoding Dam family site-specific DNA-(adenine-N6)-methyltransferase, which codes for DVISLLKTFKNEEDFFYKMRSKDPEKLTNVERTARLLYLNKTCFNGLYRVNKKGQFNVPYGKRSGNFFDSEILRDASEFLQNTRIEFADYLDTLRKHAMKGDFVFLDPPYYPVGKYGDFKRYTKEFFYHDDQLALKEEFDRLVSLGCHVILTNSDHPVIMELYKNYEIKSIETKRMINSDAKNRTGIDIIVIGR